Genomic DNA from Salvia miltiorrhiza cultivar Shanhuang (shh) chromosome 1, IMPLAD_Smil_shh, whole genome shotgun sequence:
ACACCATAAAATGATCCCCCGCATAAAAGAAATTGCACGAGAGTTTTCACTAGCAATGCATTGAAGAAAAAGGACAAAATCTTTAGTcgcataaaacaaaaaaaaaaacaaaaaagagagCCTACAAAACTACATTGACAAGAATTTGAGGCAAACCCTTTCTTCCATCAGCGGCAAAATGAGATGGAAGAATATCAGCAGAAGTAGTCCAAGCTGATGAGGCCTTCTCGTAACATGACACTATATATAATAAGCATACACAACTATTTCATAAGTTACTACTTTCTAGAGCGTTGAATTATACTACTTTTTGTTTCATGCAACCTACCAGGTAACGTGTAAAACCAACTCTTTTCTCAGTTCTCTCTTCGTATCAAGATGTCGATGCTGATGCTCAACGCCTTTGATCAGACAAAAGGGGCCGAGATGCTTCACCTGCAGTAGcaaaaaacaatattaatttcTGAATATATAGACACATGTAGCAGCAACTCCACAAAAATTTTGAACTGACATGACTCTTCTTCAATAGTAAGAAAGCCAGAATTCTGTAACATGCAAATGAACTTTCCAAGGCCCATACTATAAGCAGGGAGATGGCAAAGAGGCCCAAGATCACCATACACTCTCTTCCAATTATAAGAATACATATGTAATTCATTTCTCTTAGCATTATCCATTAATATATTGCACCATCTTGAGGTTCACACTACTCCAGAATATGAACCAAAATAGTGCATCAAGCAACTGccaatgaaattaaaataagattgATGAAAAATGGAACCCAGGTTAGAAAAACTGGTTTAAACAGAGTGAATACTAAATTGAATACGAAAATGGCTTGCCTACAATACTGAGAATGCCTAACTTTAGCTTGTAACTTTTTAGACTTgaatgttttcctttttggccTCTGGAATTGAAGATGATTCAATTTTGATGGAGAAAGTTGGAAATAATATCAGACAGGAAACAAGAGAGGATGATAACTGGAAAATGCAACAGTTGTGATGCAACTTTGTGATGCTTTTTCTATAAGAATGATGCAACTTTGTGATGCTTCGTTGACCTCAATTCGTGATAGTCATACAAGTTATACTGTGAAGATTCATTTTTTCAACTTTATCTACAGTACCAGAAAGCCTAAGGCCATATAAAATCTTTAGTATCCAAGGAAAATACCATACAACTTTGTGATGCTTTTTCTATAAGAATGATGCATTCCTTGTATCGTTAGAAGTGTTACAATTGGGTTAACATGTCTATGGCAGACTAGGAAACTCCTGACATCTGAGACATGAAAGGATCTTGGTGGCATGTTACTTATCTAAACATTTAACTACCAAGTTGAGCACTCCAATTACAATCTTCATGTTCAATTTGAAGGGAAGAGTTGCTATCAAGAATTGATCTCTCATTACCTACTATGTAAATTCATATCTAAGACTAATAGTCAATTTGTGGTGATTTTCCCCCTTTCTTCCCTGCATGTGCAACTCACATATAAATAAGCAATTAAGAAAATGCAAAATTGAGAAAGCACTATCATGGTTTTACCATTTAGGTGTAAAGACACTCTCTTCTCTTCTTATCTCTTCAGTTCTCTAACACACAGCCAAAGTAAAACAAAACTGTAACTTTGGCATCCTATCAGATGCAAGAAATAGCAGAAATGGTTTTGTACCAAAAATATATCCTTTGGCCCATTCAAAAAAATGTGCATATCAGTTTGTCTTAGCATGGTACATAACCAAAAGGAAGTTCCATTTTGACTTTGAATTACACGATAGATTGCACAATGAGCGACAACAGCAGGGAATCCAATGTCCCATCCCTAAAGAAACTTCTAGACCTGAGTGCCTGTACTGCTAATTTGTATAGTAGTATGGTATAGATTACCCGAACTAACGACTTTCGAATTGTACACAACAGCAGGAAATCCAATGTCACATTCCTAAAGAACCCTCTAGATGAGAGTGCCTGTACTGCTAATTTGTTTATAGTTGTATGGTATAGATTACCCCAACTAATGACTTTCAAATTGCACACATAAAACGGAAATTATGTACATAACATAAAAAATACTGCATGCAGTATTTCTTTCCTTCCAAAGTCAAATGTCATAGGAGCGAATTTCGCTAGAGGAAAGTATTACCTGAATTATCATTTTGTTCAGAGGACAACTGTTTGGAGAATTTCTCTTTAATTTCCGCAATTACCAAGTGAGTAAGAAGCAGACCAGCAGCAAAAGCACCAAGTATAAGCATATAGAAAACTGCATCCCAACTCTGTGAAGAAAGAAATCCAGTGAGAAGAGGACCTAAGGCAGCACCAATAGATCCAGTACCATCAATTATTGCTGTAACTGTTGCCAATGCTCGAGAATCGCCTTTTAAAGAACTGTGAGTGCCAAGATCAGCAGAGACTGCAGTTGTAATAAGTGCATAAGGTCCATTTACAAGTAAACCAGCTATCATCATAAGAGCAACGTTGCTGGCTTTTGAAATACTTCCATATCTACGGTAAAGAAGCATAGCAGGTATTGCAGTGTACATGAAGCTAGCAGCAGTAGTAGCCCGAGCTCTAAGCTTGTCGGATATATAACCAGCTAAAATTCCACCAATTATTCCTCCGACATCAAATAAAGTAGAAAGATTTCCTGCAGACTTCACTGACATAAACTGTCCCTCAACAGCTGTAACAATGTAACCAGATGAGAATGGTGAAATGCAGTCAACTTAAGGCTACTGCCAGAATACAAAATGAACATATCTGATATCACATAGATGATAGATGCACAAAGGTTTCATTAATGTAAAAGAATCAGTAGTGCAGACTAAAAAACTACTCAGAGACAATTTAAGGAGAGCTACCATCTATTGAATCCATGCATTAATAGAAGGCTAAAAGGCATCTTCTGATAGTTCAATTGCACCTTAAGACCATTATAAACTGCTCAAAGTGTGTAGCATTGCTAACCATTACTTCGGTCAACTGATCTATCACACACAAATTTTCATCCTCTTTGTAAGCATATGTTTTAACTTCTAAGTTTCAGTTGCTACGTCATTtagttttttttactatttcagTTTTTGTTCGTTGGCTTTCTATTTTGTTCTTATAGCTTAGGGACAAGTTAAGGTTTTGTCCTACTTGCTAAAGGATCTTAATAGTTTGTCTCCTTCTCTTGTATATATCCTAGGCATGCCCACAGTATTTTGTACATCTTTGATAAGTGACTCACTTTTACATATTAAAAAATGTTTTGTAACCCAAGCAGTGTAGACAGGATTAACATTTCTAGATTGAGATATAACCACTTCACTTGTCGTCAGCTGATCCATATGTTGCATGGATGTTCTGCTTACATACAACTAAGAAAAGGAAGGTATATTATGAAGGAAACATTCCCAAAGATCAATCAGTATAGCATgcttgaaaacaaaaaaaactccTAGCATATGCCATCTGTGCTAAGGAATAGAAGGTAGAGCATGCACGAAAGAAGTTGAAATAGAATGTGGAAAAGCTGAATATCTATGGAAAATTATATGCACGTGAGGGGGAGCAAAAACTAAAAACCTCTTCCTTAATTTCTACAATAGACCTCAACATGGAATTCATAATTTTCGTCTTCCTAAAGAGTTTTTAAAATCTTTAACCAAGTTGAGGCACTACAAGAAACAAGCTAGGAGTTTTGATCAAACATAATTTGCATTCTGTTTTCAATCAGGCTCCAATTCTGAAGGAGACACAAATCTCCTGTGTTCAACTAATCCCTTAATAAGCTAGAACCAACTGTTCCAATTTTCAAAAACAGAAACTTGAAATGAGTGTTGCCTTTCAAACCCTTCTATTTGCAGACATAAACTatactagggatggcaacgagGCGGGTCGGGGCCAGGTATTGCATTCCCAAACCCATACCCGACCCCGTACCCATTTAAATCGGGATGGGGATTATCCGGTGGGGAAAGGATACCCATTGGGTActcgtcatttttttttttctttttcaaaaatttttTGTAGGATTTTCTTAAATGACATGACATATTAATCCattcaatttaatataaaatccataaaaacttaaaattaataatagtgACATATCAGTTCTTTAACATCACATAAACAAACCTCaacaatttaatatattaagtataatttaaaaatgaaattaatgaGTGTAAAATATATCAGGGCAGGGATCTATACCCCCGCGCCCAACCGGAATTTCAATGCTTAAATCCGGCTCCGAACCTGACCCGAAATTTTTGCCCCTATACATGCCACATTAGGGTTGGTACCCGCAGGTATAATTGCCACCCCTAAACTAAACTGTGGTGCTCATTCTATAAGCCTAGGGGAATAAGCACGAGTTCAACAAAATGTTTTGAGAATGACATCCATAAACATATAGACCACTACGGAAGTTTGATGATATCGATATGCAAAAATTTGGCAAGTAATGAAAAGAAGTGAACTTTGCACATCTAATTAGATAATCAATAAGTTGATAAGAGTGGATAAGTACCAGTCTGACTAAGGTAGTAAGGCAGCCAATACAGGAACGTGTATGCAACCAGCTTTGCAAAGAAGAGACAGAGTGCAAACGGAATAACTCCAGGTATCAAACAAGCTTCAAGGAGTCCAATACTTTTCCTATTCCCAGAGCTCAGCTGGCCCGAATTATGCCCATTTCCAATCAAACTATCTTTCAATCTCTGGGCCTCTTCATCTTGAGGCGAAACCACAGCCTTCCCATGTGAATCGTTGGGGCTAGGAAATCCAATATCTTCGGGGTAAGCAGGCAAGAAGAGATACACTAATATCCCAGTCACAAATATAAACGCCCCAGGAAGAATAAAAGACCATCCCCACCCATACTGCAACACGCCAGCGGCAAGCAATGATCCAGTAATATTCCCAATGGAAGTATGAGCATTCCACACACCCATTATCAATCCCCTCTTCCTCTTCCCAAACCAATTCCCAATCACAGCAACAACCGAAGGCCACCCCGTGGCTTGGAACAGCCCTGCAATCATCTGCATCGCCAAATAAAAGGCGAAAACGTGAACATCCCAAAAATAACCCATCCCAAACAACCCTACGAATATCCCACTCCCAACCATTCCAGTCGTCAGAAACATCCGAAGGTCCAATTTATCCCCCAAATGCCCAGCCACGTACATCCCCATCGCATAACAACCTAGAAACGCCAAATCGATCGCCCCCAATCTCCATGTCCCATCCTTGCCATTGAACGGAGCCCATCCCTGATACTTCATCACCATCATCACCGGCTCCCTCTCAATAAACATTTCCCCAACCGGCCACGGCCGGATTCCGGTGCAATTAACCTGCTGCCCTGGATCTAGCACGCTCTTGACTATACTACTAGGTTTTCTAGAAGCATGATAAGCGGTATACGCTACGAATGTAACCAACAAAACGACGTATCTGTAGGTTTTTAGGCTCCAATCCTTTCCTCGGAGGCTCCGAATCAGGAGAATCCCGGGAGGGTTTCGCCGATTGTTAGACATTATTTTTTCTCTGAATCACAGCGCAACGACAGCAGCATTTCTTCAGGAAACGCGGGAGGGAAATTTACATGAATTAGGAGTGCGGAGCCGTAATGGACGTCGCATAGTTACGGATAATAAATGAGGaattgtgtatgtgtgtgtgtgggatGCTGCCATAGATAGGAACGGAGAAGAGCGACGTTGCGGGAGGGAGGGAGGGGAGTACGGAAACGTGGATGGACACGTGGCGAATCCGCACATTTTTTGAATGTTCGGCGCCGCGCATGctgttaattatatttataggCACTTTCTTTCAATTTCCCTCTTTGTTTTTTCCTCTTTTGGGAGGTGTCACTTTCACTTCTTTTTTGGGAAATCAAAATTACTACTACCACGTGGACGTGGTATTCTCTATCTAGTATCTATCTCAATTTTGTGTCTCATCTCGTATCCTATTATTGATTttctcaattattattatttttttctcttcaattttattatgatGTACTAGTTTAATTCATTCATTTAATTAggatttgtaattattttttatatttaatttgtatttttagttttaaaatgaTTATGTAGGttgttttttcaaaaattatactccctccgtcccaaacgaaatgtctcatttcttttcgacacggaaattaagaaatgtgtataaagtagataaaatgggttggtggaaattatttaaatattaagtatagagagaaagtgtattgccaaaaaaggaaacaatatatttcgtttgggacagcccaaaaaggaaatcaggacatttcgtttgggacggagggagtagaataattttttaaatattttgtaataaatattaattaaagtttataatattttatagtattaaaataataaaattaataacaggACACCACCTATGACTATGAGATATAGAGACGTAGAATCTCACGAAGAATTAAGATACGGGACCCGTAGgagattaaaaaagaaaaacaaaaatttatataaaagaaaCTGAATATATAgtctataaataaaattaattagaaggGTAAAACTGGAAgttttcaaataataaaatcaaattcaatcaactacagatctattatataataggattaagccttaacctatgtggcatatctaaaatctcaccatttcaaaatttaccatatataatcttcatcatttattaattaattaactattacattctatataaagattcattaatcataataaatataattaataataaatgtatatatatatataataatattaacattacatataatctaaattaataaattttattatttattttttctagataaaaattagatttacatgtttgataagaaaaaaattataatctatatatgataaattattttaatagaatgttagtgattagatgtatatttgttattaattttatatttcttaaagcgtacatattatatgtatatgttgcaatatattatattatatgaatataatatatatatatatatatataatatttatattcttaattttcaataaaattaattttaaattaagtttgaattgagatatgcacgtatatgtaaattataaacgggtccggtcattgatttacatgtttgcataataaggcacaaattctataaactgattactttaaaacaaaatcttattttatgtctatcaaaataattaattttttttttatttttgataaaataaatccatacattttatttatatagggaagaaaaatatatttttcatttctgcaaactttatttgtttctgttcgtccattacaacaacaacaacaacaacaacaacaacaacaacaacaacaacaacaacaacaacaacaacaacaacaacaacaacaacaacaacaataataataataataataataataataataataataataataataataataataataataataataataataataataataataataataataatagataaattgtgaaattagtaatgcataaatgaagaatttagataaagaacaatagaggatatgatgttaaaatatattataaatctttaatcatgtatcaaatttataataatctcaatcgagtgaagaattcatataaattacctcatttcacattgagtatttttataagatttcaccaaaataaaacttatacaagaataagctcttgctctccaaattaaaaatttacatttaattggcggaatgattgagactaatacaatttcaattgttttatcaatttaatttgacaaaatttatttaattaaatacatggtctaattaatttaatttgaaaaaataaattggtttgattaagtaaattatttcttcaatttaatttgatttgaaaGATCCGGCAATCGAACAAGGTTTGAGAGCCtacctttgttttttttttttttgatactCCATGTTTCGATGAACAGGAAATTTCCGTCACTTACAGAGGCTGCTAtgcatgtttttgtttttgtttttttgtataACTTTTGTAAATCCGGAGATGTGGAGGAAGATTTGTTCATTTACAgccttccttttttttttctgtggATTGTAGGGAGATTTGTTTATATGAACGTTGTTGCTATGTTTTTTGCAATTTTGGGTGAGTGTATGCATTTAACATTGTTTACTTTTTGCAATTTGTTTATATGAACATTGTTGATTGTAGGGAGTTTTGTTTCGGtgaatgtatgtattttttgcaaatctatgatttttttattttcgatGGGTTTTTTTTGTTTCCGATCGGGAATTTTCCGATGAACATGTCACTATGTGGTTGAAGCATTTTTTCTTGAGAACATAGTACTTATTTCCAACATAGCATTTTCATGTTCATGTGTCTATGTTTGTAGTTCATGTGAACATAGTACTTATTTCTGATAAAATACTTTGTTCATATCTTTATTTGGATATGAACATGATAAGTGGTTACGGGTCGTTCGTAtgttaatgaatattttttgtgTGAATGTTTTAGGCATtactaaatataaatatatcattcgttgatcattattattttttgcaatGATTATAATGTGAATATGAGTTATTTGTTC
This window encodes:
- the LOC131024601 gene encoding putative glycerol-3-phosphate transporter 4, which translates into the protein MSNNRRNPPGILLIRSLRGKDWSLKTYRYVVLLVTFVAYTAYHASRKPSSIVKSVLDPGQQVNCTGIRPWPVGEMFIEREPVMMVMKYQGWAPFNGKDGTWRLGAIDLAFLGCYAMGMYVAGHLGDKLDLRMFLTTGMVGSGIFVGLFGMGYFWDVHVFAFYLAMQMIAGLFQATGWPSVVAVIGNWFGKRKRGLIMGVWNAHTSIGNITGSLLAAGVLQYGWGWSFILPGAFIFVTGILVYLFLPAYPEDIGFPSPNDSHGKAVVSPQDEEAQRLKDSLIGNGHNSGQLSSGNRKSIGLLEACLIPGVIPFALCLFFAKLVAYTFLYWLPYYLSQTAVEGQFMSVKSAGNLSTLFDVGGIIGGILAGYISDKLRARATTAASFMYTAIPAMLLYRRYGSISKASNVALMMIAGLLVNGPYALITTAVSADLGTHSSLKGDSRALATVTAIIDGTGSIGAALGPLLTGFLSSQSWDAVFYMLILGAFAAGLLLTHLVIAEIKEKFSKQLSSEQNDNSGEASRPLLSDQRR